A DNA window from Jaculus jaculus isolate mJacJac1 chromosome 1, mJacJac1.mat.Y.cur, whole genome shotgun sequence contains the following coding sequences:
- the Slc25a28 gene encoding mitoferrin-2 isoform X2 — protein sequence MPGAAGCVATLLHDAAMNPVEVIKQRMQMYNSPYHRVTDCVRAVWQNEGAGAFYRSYTTQLTMNVPFQAIHFMTYEFLQEHFNPQRRYNPSSHVLSGACAGAVAAAVTTPLDVCKTLLNTQESLALNSNITGHITGMASAFRTVYQVGGLTAYFRGVQARVIYQIPSTAIAWSVYEFFKYMITKRQEEWRAGK from the exons ATGCCTG GTGCAGCTGGGTGTGTggcaacattacttcatgatgcAGCCATGAATCCAGTGGAAG TGATCAAGCAGAGGATGCAGATGTACAACTCGCCATACCACCGGGTGACAGACTGTGTACGGGCAGTGTGGCAAAACGAAGGGGCCGGGGCCTTCTACCGCAGCTATACGACCCAGCTAACCATGAATGTTCCCTTCCAAGCCATTCACTTCATGACCTATGAATTCCTGCAGGAGCACTTTAACCCCCAGAGACGGTACAACCCCAGCTCCCACGTCCTCTCCGGAGCCTGTGCAGGAGCTGTAGCTGCCGCTGTCACAACCCCGCTGGACGTTTGCAAAACACTGCTCAACACCCAGGAAtccctggctttgaactcaaacaTTACAGGACACATCACAGGCATGGCTAGTGCCTTCAGGACGGTGTATCAAGTAGGCGGGCTGACCGCCTACTTCCGAGGGGTACAGGCTAGAGTTATTTACCAGATCCCCTCCACAGCCATTGCATGGTCTGTGTATGAGTTCTTCAAATACATGATCACTAAACGGCAAGAAGAGTGGAGGGCAGGCAAATGA
- the Slc25a28 gene encoding mitoferrin-2 isoform X3 has protein sequence MNPVEVIKQRMQMYNSPYHRVTDCVRAVWQNEGAGAFYRSYTTQLTMNVPFQAIHFMTYEFLQEHFNPQRRYNPSSHVLSGACAGAVAAAVTTPLDVCKTLLNTQESLALNSNITGHITGMASAFRTVYQVGGLTAYFRGVQARVIYQIPSTAIAWSVYEFFKYMITKRQEEWRAGK, from the exons ATGAATCCAGTGGAAG TGATCAAGCAGAGGATGCAGATGTACAACTCGCCATACCACCGGGTGACAGACTGTGTACGGGCAGTGTGGCAAAACGAAGGGGCCGGGGCCTTCTACCGCAGCTATACGACCCAGCTAACCATGAATGTTCCCTTCCAAGCCATTCACTTCATGACCTATGAATTCCTGCAGGAGCACTTTAACCCCCAGAGACGGTACAACCCCAGCTCCCACGTCCTCTCCGGAGCCTGTGCAGGAGCTGTAGCTGCCGCTGTCACAACCCCGCTGGACGTTTGCAAAACACTGCTCAACACCCAGGAAtccctggctttgaactcaaacaTTACAGGACACATCACAGGCATGGCTAGTGCCTTCAGGACGGTGTATCAAGTAGGCGGGCTGACCGCCTACTTCCGAGGGGTACAGGCTAGAGTTATTTACCAGATCCCCTCCACAGCCATTGCATGGTCTGTGTATGAGTTCTTCAAATACATGATCACTAAACGGCAAGAAGAGTGGAGGGCAGGCAAATGA
- the Slc25a28 gene encoding mitoferrin-2 isoform X1, whose translation MELEGRSAGGVAGGPAAGPGRSPGETALLDGWLQRGVGRGAGGGEAGACRPPVRQDPDSGPDYEALPAGATVTTHMVAGAVAGILEHCVMYPIDCVKTRMQSLQPDPAARYRNVLEALWRIIRTEGLWRPMRGLNVTATGAGPAHALYFACYEKLKKTLSDVIHPGGNSHIANGAAGCVATLLHDAAMNPVEVIKQRMQMYNSPYHRVTDCVRAVWQNEGAGAFYRSYTTQLTMNVPFQAIHFMTYEFLQEHFNPQRRYNPSSHVLSGACAGAVAAAVTTPLDVCKTLLNTQESLALNSNITGHITGMASAFRTVYQVGGLTAYFRGVQARVIYQIPSTAIAWSVYEFFKYMITKRQEEWRAGK comes from the exons ATGGAGTTGGAGGGGCGGAGTGCAGGCGGTGTGGCGGGCGGGCCGGCTGCTGGGCCCGGGCGGAGCCCCGGGGAGACGGCGCTGCTGGACGGGTGGTTACAGCGGGGCGTGGGCCGGGGGGCCGGCGGCGGGGAGGCGGGGGCCTGCCGGCCCCCGGTACGGCAAGATCCGGATTCTGGCCCGGACTACGAGGCGCTGCCGGCTGGAGCCACTGTCACTACGCACATGGTGGCGGGCGCCGTGGCAGGAATCCTGGAGCATTGCGTGATGTACCCCATCGACTGCGTCAAG ACCCGGATGCAGAGTCTACAGCCTGACCCAGCTGCCCGCTATCGAAATGTGTTGGAGGCCCTCTGGAGGATTATAAGAACGGAGGGCCTGTGGAGGCCCATGCGGGGGCTGAACGTCACAGCAACAGGCGCAGGGCCTGCCCACGCCCTCTATTTTGCCTGCTACGAAAAGTTAAAAAAGACATTGAGTGATGTAATCCACCCAGGGGGCAATAGCCATATTGCCAATG GTGCAGCTGGGTGTGTggcaacattacttcatgatgcAGCCATGAATCCAGTGGAAG TGATCAAGCAGAGGATGCAGATGTACAACTCGCCATACCACCGGGTGACAGACTGTGTACGGGCAGTGTGGCAAAACGAAGGGGCCGGGGCCTTCTACCGCAGCTATACGACCCAGCTAACCATGAATGTTCCCTTCCAAGCCATTCACTTCATGACCTATGAATTCCTGCAGGAGCACTTTAACCCCCAGAGACGGTACAACCCCAGCTCCCACGTCCTCTCCGGAGCCTGTGCAGGAGCTGTAGCTGCCGCTGTCACAACCCCGCTGGACGTTTGCAAAACACTGCTCAACACCCAGGAAtccctggctttgaactcaaacaTTACAGGACACATCACAGGCATGGCTAGTGCCTTCAGGACGGTGTATCAAGTAGGCGGGCTGACCGCCTACTTCCGAGGGGTACAGGCTAGAGTTATTTACCAGATCCCCTCCACAGCCATTGCATGGTCTGTGTATGAGTTCTTCAAATACATGATCACTAAACGGCAAGAAGAGTGGAGGGCAGGCAAATGA